TGGATCAGAAACGGGCGTCGCGCCCTCCTCTGGCCTGGCAGCGGTGTTTACAGCATGAGTTCTTTCCCCAAAAAATTCCCAACCATCAATTTTTCAACTCAGTACGGCCTGGCACTCGACGACTCTGACAATTGGATCATTGTCGACCTATTCGCTGGCGGTGGTGGCGCTTCGACCGGGTTGGAAATGGGTTTGAACAGGCCGGTGACCATTTGTGTCAACCACAACCCGACCGCCATCTCGATGCATGCTGCGAATCACCCACATGCTGAGCACTATCAAACGGATGTGTGGGGCGTTGATCCCGTTAAGGCCTGCCGTGGTCGAACTGTAGGCTTCGCCCATTTCTCGCCCGACTGTACTCACCACTCCCAGGCGGCCGGCGGTCAGTCGCGCAAGAAGGAAATCCGCGACCTCGGTTGGGTAATCATCAAATGGGCCGGCAAGGTCCGACCGATTACGATCAGTATGGAAAATGTTCGCCAGATGCAGCTTTGGAGCCCAACTCGCCCCCCTACCGCCCCAGCCATACGACCGAGACCAGCCGAGGCTTCACGTCCGGCGATACTGCGTGCTGCCAAATCTGATGTGTGCTGCATGGGGATTGGCAGAGCTCCGGGGGCTCACTGCATTCGTTCCTAGTGTCTCACCACTTTTTAGAATGCAAGGGCTATCCCACAGGATTAAAATTCGAGCCGCTCGCAGCATCCCCCGTTGTGTTCGGCGCAGGCGGATATGCGCCTTCGACAGCCTTGGGGTGGTGCGGCTCAGGGCGCCGATTCACCTGTTTCGTTTATACGCAATCCAAGGGCATCGCACGTCGACTTCTCAGGGAGGAGCAATGATCCGCATGCGCACACATGCTGTCTGGGTGGCAAAGCCCAGTCGGAGCCGTTGGCCCAGTTCATTGCTCTTATCGTCGATTTTATCAAGCGTCTTCAAGCTATTATGAGCGACGCAGGTACGTCGCAGCCGGATAGCTTTGGCGAAACGGGTCGCCGCCAAGCCAGTTGTAACGAGCGCGCGCCTACTCAAGACCCGACGCAGGAAAGTGTTCGTCCGGGCACAAATAGGACGGGGGGAAGGGGAAATGTTCCCTCTGCTTCACCTGTACTGGGCCACCAGCTTAGCGTGCAGAAGTCGCCACAGGATGTGATTGCCTTGGCTAATGATCCGGAGCGTGGCGAGGTGATAAAGGTGGGTTTCAACAAAGGTCATTACACTCAAAATTCCACCAGTCCCCGGGCTGAAATCAAGAGTGAAACCCTATTGCAAGAAGGGCAGCCCTACCGCTTTACTTTTGGCATGAAGCGTGAGGCAGACAACGACGGCACTTTCTTTCAGGTGCTGGACCACAACAACGCCAAGCCCAGCCCGCGTGCTTGGATGGCCAGTATCAGTTGCACCTTAAAACTAGTGACGCCAGCAATGCACCCTCTAAAGTGTTCAACATTGGCCAGCCTGGAGACGCCTCCAAAGACGTGGGCAAGTGGACGGATTTTCAAATTGATTTCAAGCGCGACATCGGCGACGGTTCGATCAGCGTGACGAAGAATGGACAGGACATTTTTGATAAATCCGGAATCTCGACCATGTTTGATACCCGAAGTGACAACGCGTATGCCAAATTCGGACAATACCGCAATGAAGGCGATGGGACGCCTGCGGTCAGCTATTTCTCGGGGTTCAATATTGCCTCTCCATTACGCCAATGACCGAAGAGTTGTAATCAGTTCATTTGCCGGGTACGAATCCATTCTGGGCACTGTCCAGCAGCTGAGGGGTAAGTAGTAATACCGGCATTCATGACTACTGGCCAGTTCCGCAATTTCTCCCAGAAGTTTTTATGGGTGGAGCAGTCGGTGTGCGCTTCGGCAACCTCCGAAGTCACGCGACACAAACTCGAAAACACCTCGGATGAGCCGATCAAGGCGGAGCTGCACCATTGCGTTGGCTCTTTCAAAGCTCTAGCACCCGGTCATGAACCAATCTTCGGCCCCCCCTTGGGCCTTATAGGCTTGGCATTTATATGTAATGGAAGGAACTTGTAACGGATGGAACCTAATATTTCCCATAATCAACAGCCTCTCGCCCCTATAGAGCGCCAAGTACAACACCAACCCCTATTTTACCCCCAGCGGCCGCTACAGACTTGATTCCAATGGTTCCTACTGGTACGAACAGGGCAACGATCAGTTCGGAGCTTCCCTCAGATAAGACGACGGGTCGTTGAGAACTCGCAGCGGCGTCGCCAGCGCCCTGCACGCCGTCGGATTGGGGGCAGATACATCGCGCATCACGGCCCGGCTGCAGGCCGCCGGGGGGCACGGAAACTGCGCGGCGCCACGGATGCTCAGATCGACGCGCACCTGCACAACGACGAGGGGGCGTTGAGAACTCGGAGCGACGTCGCCAGCGCCCTGCACGCCGCCGGATTGGGGGCAGATAATAGGCGTATCGCGGCGGCGCTGCGGGCCGCGCGTGGACCGCAATAATCTAGATAACCCACTTGCGTCCAATTATTTTTAATCATTTTACGTTTGCTAAGCCACTCACAAGACGTAGACATGCGTCTTGTGCGTGAGTTCTTAGACTAGCTCTACGTATTTGGACACCCCCAGCACTTCGCAGGAACAACTATATGCACCCCCTATCGCCTTACTCACCCAGTTACGTTTACCCTATGCCGGACATGGAACAATCTCGTAACTTGCCACAAAATGCACCGTCACAAGCGACCCACACGGGCGCACGCCCTGCGGCAAATAGGCTGGATATCTTTCAGAAAATTGCGCAGCTAGAAGGACAAAGAGCGTCCCTGGCCAACATGGACGGCGCAGTTGATCGGCAGATTGATAACCTGAAGCGTCAGCTGCCAAACGAACCGGTGCCAGGTGAGGATGCAGGCTTCCATTCCAATGTCCCTGATCCTGAATCAACCCCTGCGATGGCCGCCCCCTCGGCAAGCCAGGCAACGAGGGCGAGCTCTTCCACATGCGGGGGTAAAAAGCGAAGGCTCCCTGCTCGACATATGGTCAACCATCCTCTGTCTTAAGCGGACAACAACCATCGATTTCCAGCTATCAAGCCGCGCAATCTTCACGGGGCCAGCGGGCACCAGCCACGATGGGGCAAAACAATCCTCGGAATTCAGGTCCGCTGCTGCCGTCGAGTGCCTCGGTCAGTACACGGGGCATGGCCTTTTCCCACGATGGCTCGGCCGGCGCCTCGACAGGTGTTCCCGGGTCTAGCCGGAACCGGCCCGCTCATGCGGTAAGCAGCGCACCCTACCAGGTGCCCTCCCTGTCCTCTCGGTCGGGGGCAGCGTCCGAAGGCCAGCCGCCAAAACGGCGAGGCGCCACGGATGAGCAGATCACCGCGCACCTGCACAACACCGACGGGGCGTTGAGAACTCGCAGCGGCGTCGCCAGCGCCCTGCACGCCGCCGGATTGGGGGCAGGTAGCGCGCGCATCGCGGCCCAGCTGCAGGCCGCCGGGTCGGCACGGAAACTGCGCGGCGCCACGGATGCTCAGATCGACGCGCACCTGCACAACGACGACGGGTCGTTGAGAACTCAAACTGACGTCATCAGCGCCCTGCACGCCGCCGGATTGGGGGCAGATACATCGCGCATCACGGCCCGGCTGCAGGCCGCCGGGGGGGCACGGAAACTGCGCGGCGCCACGGATGAGCAGATCACCGCGCACCTGCACAACACCGACGGGTCGTTGAGAACTCAAAGTGCCGTCGCCAGCGCCCTGCACGCCGCCGGATTGGGAGCAGGTAACACGCGCATCGCGGCCCTGTGGCAGGCCGCCGGGGGGGTACGACACCTGCCCGGCGCCACGGATGAGCAGATCACCGCGCACCTGCACAACGACGACGGGTCGTTGAGAACTCACAAGGACGTCGCCAGCGCCCTGCACGCCGCCGGACTGGGGGCAAGTAGCGCGCGCATCGATGCCCAGCTGCAGGCCGCGCGTGGACCGCAATAATCTAGATAACCCACTTGCGTCCAATTATTTTTAATCATTTTACGTTTGCTAAGCCACTCACAAGACGTAGACATGCGTCTTGTGCGTGAGTTCTTAGACTAGCTCTACGTATTTGGACACCCCCAGCACTTCGCAGGAACAACTATATGCACCCCCTATCGCCTTACTCACCCAGTTACGTTTACCCTATGCCGGACATGGAACAATCTCGTAACTTGCCACAAAATGCACCGTCACAAGCGACCCACACGGGCGCACGCCCTGCGGCAAATAGGCTGGATATCTTTCAGAAAATTGCGCAGCTAGAAGGACAAAGAGCGTCCCTGGCCAACATGGACGGCGCAGTTGATCGGCAGATTGATAACCTGAAGCGTCAGCTGCCAAACGAACCGGTGCCAGGTGAGGATGCAGGCTTCCATTCCAATGTCCCTGATCCTGAATCAACCCCTGCGATGGCCGCCCCCTCGGCAAGCCAGGCAACGAGGGCGAGCTCTTCCACATGCGGGGGTAAAAAGCGAAGGCTCCCTGCCTCGACATATGGTCAAGCATCCTCTGTCTTAAGCGGACAACAACCATCGATTTCCAGCTATCAAGCCGCGCAATCTTCACGGGGCCAGCGGGCACCAGCCACGATGGGGCAAAACAATCCTCGGAATTCAGGTCCGCTGCTGCCGTCGAGTGCCTCGGTCAGTACACGGGGCATGGCCTTTTCCCACGATGGCTCGGCCGGCGCCTCGACAGGTGTTCCCGGGTCTAGCCGGAACCGGCCCGCTCATGCGGTAAGCAGCGCACCCTACCAGGTGCCCTCCCTGTCCTCTCGGTCGGGGGCAGCGTCCGAAGGCCAGCCGCCAAAACGGCGAGGCGCCACGGATAATCAGATCACCGCGCACCTGCACAACGACGACGGGTTGAGAACTCACAAGGACGTCGCCAGCGCCCTGCACGCCGCCGGATTGGGGGCAGGTAGCGCGCGCATCGCGGCCCAGCTGCAGGCCGCCGGGTCGGCACGGCGTCTGCGAAGCGCCACGGATGAGCAGATCACCGCGCACCTGCACAACACCGACGGGGCGTTGAGAACTCGCAGCGGCGTCGCCAGCGCCCTGCACGCCGCCGGATTGGGGGCAGATAATAGGCGTATCGCGGCGGCGCTGCGGGCCGCCGGGGCGGCACGGCTCCGGTCCAGCGCCACGGATGCTCAGATCAACGCGCACCTGCACAACGACGACGGGGCGTTGAGAGGTCGTGACCAAGTCGCCAGCGCCCTGCGCGCCGCCGGACTGGGGGCAAGTAGGGCGCGCATCGATGCCCTGCTGCAGGCCGCGCGTGGACCACAATAGTCTGGATGGCCCGCTGACGTGAGGGGCACTGTCCTAACCGCTCGACGCCACTCCATAGCCCGTTCCAGCCGGTCCGCTGGCTTCAAACCCCGCCTTTGAAAAACCTGTTCACGGCCAACGGCGGCTGGCCAGGGTTGCTGGAGGGCAGCGGTCTACGCCATCGAAGTGGAATCGGTGAGCAAAATGCTGGCCAGCGGCACCTCGATCCTGGGCGTGAAGCACTGCACCTGCGGCGATGGGCACTGCCCGCACGTCAAATACCGGTGCAACACCTGCCACTGCCGAGCCTGTCCGTCGTGCGGATCGAGTAGGAGGCGGATTTACATCCGCCGTCCTCTCACACCACCGTACATACGGTTCCGTATACGGCGGTTCCTGCCTACTGACAAACAACGTCAGCGAGTTTGGTTCCGTTGATGTGTCGCCTGCGGTATCTAAGCGCCCAGACCGGCCCTCGGAGCTTCCGGCTCCTACCTCCTGATGGTCTCGCCCCCCGCTACGCGGAGTTTCTGCTTTACGATCCAACAGAGATCACACCCGACTATCCACTCATGGCAGGTTCAGCCCTTCATCGCTCCGGTTTCGAGCGTCTACTACGACCTCTGCTGACTTCTGTCGCCCATCCCGCCATCTCGCGACGCCGGTAGCACATGGCAGGCTAAACAGATCTCCCAGGGTAATTCGCGCGACCTTCCTGCTTATGCCTGTCGGATCTACGTCACAGCGTTCCGTGCAAGTATTGGGCTTTGGCAATTTTGGCTACCTTACCCCGCTGCACCGCCTAATCCGCTTCCTGTTCGTCAGGCCAGCATTTTGCCTCGGGCTTCCTTCAGATTCGCAGTCGCCCGCGACACCCTTGCCTCCGGCTAACACTTCCCCTTGCCGGGTGTGTAGAGGACTTTCACCTCCAAGTCACCAGCGTGGCCACCACAGCCAAACTGGTTGCGCTTGCGCGCAACGCGCCATGCCTGGCGCACCAAAAAAGCCACCGATCAGTGGATCGCCGTCCAACACAACCGCTTGCCCGACTGCGCCTGGTACCACCTGGTGTTTACGCTGCCCGACACGCTGTGGCCGCTGTTCTTTCACAACCGTGCTCTGCTCGATGCGCTGTGCCGCCTGGCGGCGGACAACCTGTTGTATGCCGCCAGGCGGCGAGGTTTGCGCATCGGGCTGTTTGGCGCGCTCCACACCTACGGCCGACGGCTTAACTGGCACCCTCACGTGCACCTCTCGGCGACTGCTGGTGGCCTGGATGGGCAGGGCGTCTGGAAAAACCTGTCATTTCACGAAAAGGCGATGCGCCAGCGTTGGATGTGGAATGTGCGCAATTATCTTTTGGGGCAGTGGGGTCAGATCACGCTACCACCAGAGCTGGCCCACATCACCTGCGAAAGCGACTGGCGCCGCCTGGTGCTCACCGCGGGTGGCCAGCACTGGCACATCTACCGGTCGAAGAAGACGGAAAACGGGCGAAAGACCGTGAATTACCTGGGCCGTTACCTGAAGAAGCCTCCGATCTCGGGCAGTCGCCTAGCGCATTACACATCGGGCGCGACGCTGAGCTTCACCTACCTGGATCACCGCACGCAGACCTATCAGCAGGAGTCGCTGAGCCAGGCCGACATGCTGCGCCGGGTGCAGCACATCCCGGAAAAGCATTTCCGGATGATCCGCTATTTCGGCTTTCTGGCCAACCGGGTGTGTGGGAAATACCTGCCGCAGGTATACGAAGCCCTGAAGATGGCAAAGCCGGGGCCGACGCCAAAGCTGTATTTCGCACAGATGGCGAAAGCGTTTTTAAATGTCGATCCGTTCAGCTGCGTGCTGTGCGGCGCGCGGATGGTGTACACGGCGGCGATCAGTGGGCTGACAGTGAAGGGGCTGGTTACCCATGCCCACGCGATCGCGCGGATGAGGTATGTGCGGGCTTGATGCGGGAGAGGTGCGTCCGAAATCTGGAAAAGGTAGAGAAAAGTCGCTTTCGGCCCCTTTTTCGACGCGGGCGATGGGTGAAAAACATTTTTCCCTGACATCGACGCCACGTTGGAAAAGTCTCGATGATGCCTTTTCAGCTCATGACCCTGGTTAGGAATTATTGAATTTCCTATACATCGAGAAACGCACTCATGTTAAATATTCCTTCTTTCAGCCGGTACATCGGACTACAAAGCTCACCACCCGAGGACTCCGGCACTCTACACCCTCCGTCGATTGTCCCGCCCTGGAACCCAACTCGCCCCCCAGACCATTCAAACATCCCTGCCCTATGCCTATGCCTATGCCTATGCCTATGCCCGTAGGATTCGGTCTAACGATCTTACGCAGAAGCTGCCTGCTACTTATCCCATAAGGAGAAAAAAGTGCGCCCCCTTTCCCCACATTCTGCATACCTCGCCGCGTACCTGGCAGAAGAAAATACGACCGATATTTCGCAACGCACCACGATCATCAACGACCTCCGCACTCCTGGGGGCCAGAGAAAGTTAGAAGCCGAGTATCCGCAATCGGATTTTAAACGAAGCGGTGGGCCAAAAGAGCCCGCAGCGTACACCGAACAGGACGTGAAACGGCACGTGGATCAGTACCAGGCAAGCCGAAACCTTGCTTCCGGGTCCTCGATGCAGTCAGCCCCCCCGCCCACCGAGTGGGAAGCACCGCGCAGGTCGGTTTCACCTGACTCAAGAACCTATCTGAGTAAAGTGTCGCTAGAGGCGTTCCGTCGCGACAACACACCGAAAATGCTGAATGATTTGAATTCGATGCGGGCTCAGCGCGGACTCCACAATGATTATACGCTCGATGACTTAAAACCCGTCATAGCAGGCAGATTGAGTAATGAGAAGGATGCGTATGAAGCAGCGCAACGGCTTCGTGCTTTGGATCAGGGAGAGAGTCGGTCGGGCTTCTCGGGGCCAGCCCTGCCATCGGGCAGCACGACCACGAGCAAGCTAGTAAGGCCGGCAACCGACAATCAGCCAAGAGGATTACCCCATCTGGCCCTGGCACCGGATCGCCGACAGGTAAACGCGCAAGCTGGATCCTCAGACTTGCGGCGCGGGCCTGAGGCGAGCCCCCCATCACCGGTGAATGAATCACTGCCCACATCCGACGCTGGCCACTATCCGGCAGCATTCAATCCTTCGCCAGGATTCGGCCATCCAGCTTTTATCAGGTCAAACGCACCGCAAAGCGTGCGGAGTCAGGAAAAGGTGCCGGACCCGGATTACCCGCAGGATCCGACGAAGATGATTACCAAAAGCACGCGGTATCACCGGACAATGGTGCCGGACCCGCTGGATCCGACGAAGATGATGACCAAAGGCGCGCTGAATACGCGTAAAACCCGAGCCCGAGTGGCCCTAAAGGCTGCAGCTGAAACAGAAAATTCGTAACGGTGGTTTCGGGGTTGGTTCCGGGGCACTGTTGCAAATAGGATCCTGAGCTGTGGTTTGCTCTTCAAATAGGGCTCAGAGGCCGAAAACCCTATTAACCAGGCGCACTTCGCCTGAGGGTGCCCGTAATACCAGGATTCTGCCTGACCTTTGCGAAGGGCTCGCAGGGTCTCTATCCCTTTTATCGTTGCATACGCCGTTTTACGGGATTTGAACCCCAGCATTGGAATGGATTGATTATGCGCTTTAGTTTTCCATGATCGCACTCAATAGCGTTGTTCAGGTACTTCACCTGTCGCTGCTCCACGTCCGGAGGGCATTTGCCTTCCTGCTTTAGCAATACCTGCGGATTCCACGCCATCCGGCCACTCATTCCACTATCATCCGGCCACCTGTTCCACGCTTATCCGGCCGGGCAGTCGGAGCGTAGCGACGCAGGTTTGCATTGTTAGTCTGAAGTACCCGCTGTCGTCAATTTCGTCGAGCGCCTGCGCATCGATTCGCCCTTCAGTTCGACGCGGTAAGCGTTGTGCACCAACCGGTCAAGGATTGCGTCAGCCAAGGTCGGATCGCCGATCAGCTCGTGCCACTTGTCCACCGGCATCTGGCTGGTCACCAGCGTTGAGCGGTGACCGTAACGGTCGTCGAGCAGTTCCAGCATGTCGCGCCGTTGCGCGGCGGTAAACGGAGCCAGACCCCAGTTGTCCAGTAATGTTGAGCTCAACATTACTGGATTTATGTTGCGCACCCCGTTATGTGGAGTTGAGCCGCAAAAATGGCGCGCTGCGCCGACTCCAACCGCCCGAACTCCACATAACCACTCACAGCCGTTTCAACCAATCGACCACATCGACCGCAGCCGGCGACAGGTGCCCGGCACGTGGCGACGCCAACACTTCGGGGAACACCTGGGCAAGCGCTTGGCGTTTGATGTCCAAATCCACCCGGGCATAGACCATGGTCGTGTTCAGCGTCGCATGGCCCAGCCACTGGCTAATTGTGGCGAAGTCAACGCCAGCCTTGAGCAAATGAACCGCTGTGGCGTGTCGAAGCGAATGCGGATGAAGTCGCTTCTCTCGCATGGTGTTGGCCGCCGGTGTACCCGCTGCCACATATTTCTTGAGCAGGTAGCGAACACCGAACCGCGTAAGCTTGGCACCGTGGCGGTTGGTGAACAGAAACGCCTCCGGCGCTATGGTCTGTGCCGACTGCTGAGCCAGTTCCCGCAGCAGCGCCGCAGTATGCGGCCAGATGGGGCATAAACGAATCTTCCCGCCCTTGCCACGCAGACGTACTTGGTGCGGCGGCTCGGTTCTCACGTCGCGTACCTGCAGATCGAGTACCTCCTGCACGCGAGCACCGGTATTGAACATCAGCGCAAACAACGCATAGTCGCGCCGCCACGAGTCGGTAGTGCGATCAATGCTCTTGAGCATCGCGTCGACTTCGTCAGGCTCGAAATACGCCATTGGTACACTGCGGGCGCCGCGCTTGAACGGCAGCCCAAGCACCCGCTACAACTCGGCTAGATGCTCCGGGTGTTCGCTGGCCAGGAATCGGGCAAAAGTGTGGATAGCCGCTAGCCGTGCATTGCGCGTCGCGACACCATTGTGACGCTCCTGTTCCAGATGCGTCAGGAATTGGCTGACCTGCTCTGCCGTAAAATCGTCGAGTTCCAAATCCTCGACGCCCCGTTTGCTGCGAGCTGAGGCAAATCGCAAGAACAGCACGACGGCATCGCGATAACTGCGAATCGTGTGCAGGCTCATGCCACGGAGCTCGGGCAGATATTCCCGGAAGAAGTGCGTGATGCAATTGCCAAGCGAGTTGGGTCGAGCGGGTTTCATGGCGCACCTCCAGCAATCAAATGGCCAAAGTGGGCCTGGAAGCGATCACTGGCCGCTGCCGCAATATCCGGCATCCAACGCAGGTAATAAGCGGTAGAGACGATCGACACGTGCCCCATATACAACGCTAGTTTCGGCAAGTTGGATTGCACATCGGCGCCTTGCCGATACCAACGCAGCAGTGCCTGGACGGCAAAGCTATGCCGAAAGTAATGAATCCGCGGCCGTCGGCCATCGCTACTGTGAACATCCGCAGCTTGGAATAGCGTTTTTATGCCACCGCTTATTCCTGTCCCCGTATAGCCGCGCAAGCCTCTAGCGCAGTTGCACAGCAAGGGAGAATTCGGTGTGATGCTGAAGGGCGGCGCCCGCCGCTGCTTGAGATAGACGCGCAGCTCACGATGGGCGTCCTGCGATAGTGGAACGAATCGGGATTTGTGGAACTTCGATTCGCGGATATGCAATACGCCTTGCGCCGAATCGGCATCGGCCAGGGTCAGCCGTAGCAGTTCGCCGCGACATAGTCCTGCGGTATAGAGGAGCACGACGGCCAGCCGCAGGACCGCTGGCCGCAGAGGCGAGGTGGGCACCGGACCCAATTGCTCGGCAGCCGCGAGCATACTCGCGACCTCGCTCGAACCGAAGATGACGGGGGTGACAGCGGGACAGGGTCGCGGAAAGTGGTTGGGGTCGGGCACAAAGCACTGCGGTTCGGTGCGCTGTTGATACAGACAAAAGTTGCGCACGATGCGCTGCCGTTTGCGTCGCACCGTGGCGTTAAGCCCGGCGAGCGTGTTGCACCACCCAAGGAAGCGATCGTAGTCCAGATCCGTACATGTCGCCGCCACCAGGAACTGGCGGACCGATGTGAGGACACGCTCTTCATTTCCATAAGCTCGACCAAGCGATCGCCGAAGTTGCAGATAGCGCGCAATGGTCAAGTCGAGTGCGGTCTCAGTGGAGAACATGGTGGTCCCCCTTCTGCGCAGCATGCCGGCATGGAAGGGGTAGTGCCACGTTACGTATCGGACGTTGATCACTGGGGAGAGCGAGCGGTGGCGGGAAAAGACTTCGTTGCAGCTCGGAATCGGTCAGAGCAGAGGGCCAAATCAGCCCGCTGGCAGCAAAGCGATTGAGGTAATCCCCGACGCTGGCTCGCCCAACTTGCAAGCTGGCAGCAACCTGGCGGGCAGATAGGCCGACCTCAAATTTGAGACGTAGTACTTCTCGAATCTTACGCATGGCGGCGGAAAAATCTGAGTGCAACACCTGACCTTTCCGGTACGGTGCAGCCCCTATGTCTTATTCCGAACTCAGCGTTGAAGAGCGCGCCACCATTCAAATCGGTCATGCCCAAGGCTTCAGCCTGCGTAGGATTGCCTGCTTGATCACCCGATCCCCTTCGACCATCAGCCGGGAGCTGCGCCGCAATCGAGATGCCTGCGGCGGCTACTCGGCCCGTGTGGCCCAGCAGCAGATGCAGGCCCGCCGCCAGGTTTGTCGACCAATGCGAAAGCTGTTGCCGGGTAGCGAGCGCTTCAAGTTGGTGGCTCATATGCTGCGTGAGCGTTTGTCTCCCGAGCAGATTGCCGGCAAGCTGCGCAGCATGAACATTCCCAGCCTCAGAGATGCCTACGTCTGTCGCGAGACGATCTATAACGATCTATGCCTTGCCGGTCGGCGAGCTGCGTAAGGAGCTGATCATCTGTCTGCGCCAAAGCAAGACAACACGCAGGCCGCGCTCTGGTGGCGTGGATCGGCGCGGCCAGATTCCCGAGATGGTCAGCATCCATGTGCGTCCGCCGGAGATTGAAGACCGTCTGATGCCGGGGCATTGGGACGGCGACCTGATCAAGGGTAAGGCCAACGCCTCGTCCGTAGGCACGTTGGTGGAGCGCACCAGTGGCTACCTGATGCTGGTGAAGATGAATGATGCGACGGCAACCTCGGCGATGGAGGGCTTCAGTGCAGCGCTCAATGGCATGCCGCTGGCAATGCGCAAGAGCATGACCTACGACCAGGGCCGGGAGATGGCGCGACACGCCGAGATCACCCAGAAAACCGGCATCGCGATTTACTTCTGCGACCCGCACAGCCCCTGGCAGCGCGGCAGTAACGAAAACATCAATGGCCTGATCCGCCAGTACCTGCCCAAGGGCACGGACTTGTCGGGACACAGCCAGGAAGAACTGGATGCCATTGCCTTGCAACTGAATATGCGCCGCCGTAAACGCTTCGATTTCAAATGTCCGATCGAAATGATGAGTGAGGTGATGCAAAAGGCCATGGCTATGCGGCACGATGCGCCCACTTCAATCCAATAACCGTGTTGCACTCAACTCCTGCAACCGCCAGTGGCGCGTAACGCTCGATCAGCTCGTACTGCGCGTCACGCGCCGACTTCTTGTAGAGGTTGTAGCCACTGGCTGTCATAGGACGGGTCCTGCGGTCTGTTGCACGAGGCGCTCGACGAAAAACTCCAGATGCCCACGCGGATTGGTAGGCAACGGCCAGGTGTCGACCTTCTGCGCAATCGCCTTGAACGCCAGGGCGCATTTGGACCGCGGGAAGGCTTCGTAGACTGCACGCTGCTTCTGCACAGCCTTGCGCACGCTTTCGTCGTAAGGCACGGCGCCAACGTATTGCAGGGCGACGTCGAGGAAGCGGTCGGTGACCTTGGTCAACTTGGCGAACAGGTTGCGACCTTCCTGAGGGCTCTGGGCCATGTTGGCCAGGACGCGGAAGCGGTTCATGCCGTAATCGCGGTTCAGCAGTTTGATCAGTGCGTAGGCATCGGTTATCGAGGTCGGCTCGTCGCAAACCACCAGCAAGACTTCTTGCGCGGCGCGGACAAAACTGACTACCGAGTCACCAATACCCGCAGCGGTGTCGATCACCAGGACGTCGAGGTTGTCGCCGATATCGCTGAAAGCCTGGATCAGGCCGGCGTGCTGGGCCGGGCTCAGATGAACCAT
This genomic stretch from Pseudomonas wuhanensis harbors:
- a CDS encoding heparin lyase I family protein yields the protein MFNIGQPGDASKDVGKWTDFQIDFKRDIGDGSISVTKNGQDIFDKSGISTMFDTRSDNAYAKFGQYRNEGDGTPAVSYFSGFNIASPLRQ
- a CDS encoding site-specific integrase, whose product is MKPARPNSLGNCITHFFREYLPELRGMSLHTIRSYRDAVVLFLRFASARSKRGVEDLELDDFTAEQVSQFLTHLEQERHNGVATRNARLAAIHTFARFLASEHPEHLAEL
- a CDS encoding tyrosine-type recombinase/integrase, with amino-acid sequence MAYFEPDEVDAMLKSIDRTTDSWRRDYALFALMFNTGARVQEVLDLQVRDVRTEPPHQVRLRGKGGKIRLCPIWPHTAALLRELAQQSAQTIAPEAFLFTNRHGAKLTRFGVRYLLKKYVAAGTPAANTMREKRLHPHSLRHATAVHLLKAGVDFATISQWLGHATLNTTMVYARVDLDIKRQALAQVFPEVLASPRAGHLSPAAVDVVDWLKRL
- a CDS encoding tyrosine-type recombinase/integrase; amino-acid sequence: MFSTETALDLTIARYLQLRRSLGRAYGNEERVLTSVRQFLVAATCTDLDYDRFLGWCNTLAGLNATVRRKRQRIVRNFCLYQQRTEPQCFVPDPNHFPRPCPAVTPVIFGSSEVASMLAAAEQLGPVPTSPLRPAVLRLAVVLLYTAGLCRGELLRLTLADADSAQGVLHIRESKFHKSRFVPLSQDAHRELRVYLKQRRAPPFSITPNSPLLCNCARGLRGYTGTGISGGIKTLFQAADVHSSDGRRPRIHYFRHSFAVQALLRWYRQGADVQSNLPKLALYMGHVSIVSTAYYLRWMPDIAAAASDRFQAHFGHLIAGGAP
- the fleN gene encoding flagellar synthesis regulator FleN; translated protein: MGSMHPVQVIAVTGGKGGVGKTNVSVNLSLALAELGRRVMLLDADLGLANVDVLLGLTPKRTLADVIEGRCELRDVLLQGPGGIRIVPAASGTQSMVHLSPAQHAGLIQAFSDIGDNLDVLVIDTAAGIGDSVVSFVRAAQEVLLVVCDEPTSITDAYALIKLLNRDYGMNRFRVLANMAQSPQEGRNLFAKLTKVTDRFLDVALQYVGAVPYDESVRKAVQKQRAVYEAFPRSKCALAFKAIAQKVDTWPLPTNPRGHLEFFVERLVQQTAGPVL